CGAACTTACCGGAATCGCCCGCAAATTTCTCATCCACCATTCTGGGGTGATTGGCTAACTGCCGCAACTTTGTCAGACCTTGTAAAAGTGCAATTTGGCTAGATTTTGGTTTGTTTTCCAATTGCCCGTCGAGGATTGCATTGCGATATTCAGATTTGACCTTCTCGTAGAGTTCGGCCTGTTTTTCTGTCATCTCACAGTAGAGTACCTGTTCTGTCTTTGGCGGTAATTCTTTTGCCACCTGATCTTTTGTACGTCTTAGTATAAACGGTTTAACAATCGCCTGAAGTCGTTGAGCTTTTTCTTCGTCTTTTTTCTTTTCTATGGGCTGCACAAACTCCTTCTGGAAATAGGTATAACTTCCCAACAGTCCGGGATTGGTGAAGTGCATCTGAGCCCAAAGATCCGAAACCGAATTTTCAACGGGTGTTCCACTTAAGGCCAGTTTATTTTTACTCTTTAGGCTTTTTATGGCTTTGAAAGATTTGGATGTCGGGTTTTTAATGTTTTGGCTTTCATCCAATATAATATAATTAAAATAATAGCTACTTAAAATCTCTTCGTCTATGCGCGCTATTCCGTAAGTGGTGATTATTAAATCATATTTTGAAAATAATGCGGAATCTTTGATGCGATTGTTGCCAGTATGAAGGTGAATGTTCAGCTGTGGCGCGAATTGATGTGCTTCTTTTTGCCAGTTATATACTAATGAAGTCGGTAAGACCAAAAGCGAAGTACGTACATCCTGTTCATTCTGAAGCAGTTCTTTTTGTTGCTGCAATAAGGCTAATGTTTGTATGGTTTTACCTAAACCCATATCATCCGCAAGACAGCCTCCAAACTTATACTGCTTTAGAAAATTAAACCAATTGTATCCTGCCTTTTGGTATGGGCGAAGATTTCCTTTGAAATGTTTTGGTTCGGGAATATCTGCAATTTCTTCGAAGTTGGCCAGATTTTGAAGTTTTCGGGTAAATATCAGTTGCGTATGTTCGCTAATTTCAAAGAGTAGGCCTATGTGTACCTTATTTAATTTAAGTTCATGGCGATCTGCAGAAAATTGAAATAGATGATTGTACTGTGCAAACCATTCTTCTGGAATCATGGCAATTTCTCCATTCGGTAAAGTAAATTCCTTAATGTTATTGAGGATATGGTTGCGCAGTTGAATAAATGGGATTTCGTAAGGACCAAATTTTGCGATAGCACTGATATCAAACCAATCATTGTCTTCTTCAATGGAGATATCCAGCGAGGTCTGACCTATGAAGAAGCGCTTTTCTTCATTGTCTTGCACAATTTGAAAACCAAGTTTCTCCAGTTGTTCTTGGTGATTATTTATCCAGTCAAATATGGAAAGCCGTTTTCCGGCAGTTATGGTTGGTGTCAACAGACCGAGTTGGAGGTCAAAATCCTGTAGTCCCAGTTTTTTTAAATTTTCATGTTGCTGTTCTTCCCATTGTAAAGATCGCTTGACACGGTGGAAGATGTAATGATCATTTTCCTCCTGATAGACCATGCGAACAGTAACTTTATTTTCGGCGCCAGCTGTAAAGGTATGTTTACCATACTTAAATTGCAGTTGAAGTTGAGAAACTCCATCTTTGATGTAAATCAAATGAAGGATAGGAATTGCTTGATGCTGATGGGTTTCAATGTCGAATCCTTCGGCATAAACATGATAGCGTTCTATCAAGCCACAGACAAATGTTTCAAAATATTTTTTTTCAGTGCTTCTACCGACAGAAATATAGCGTTTGTTCAAGAAGGGGCTAAGCTTTTTGCCTTCAAGGGTCTGATCGAAATAATAAAGGGTATTATTTAGAAGTAGCCACGCTTGTACGTTAGTCAGCACGATAGCGTTTTTGAACATAAACTCCAAACGCTGATTTTCGTATTTTATGGTGGGGAAATAGCGTGTTTCTTCTTCGTTTCGACGGAAATGAAAAAGTATTGAGGCAGCGGATGTGGCCAGTTTAATTTCTTGATCTGCAGGATACCCATCTTTGCTCATCATAAAGAATGGTTTGTCGCCAACAGCTTCAAAAAATTGAATCATTTTTTCATCTATTTTAGGACGAAGGAGTTCATAAAGCTTTTTATCAAAAACTTTGGAAAAGAAATCTACAGGTCTGATCGCTTTCTTGTAGTATTTTTTGATGAGGTGTGTTTGTTCAATTTCATCAAGCAGTCGAATGAGTTTGTAATCTACTTCATCCAATTCGGCGGCGTAGGCACCGACAGTATTACTAAATATGCGTTGATATCGGAGTGAGTAAGTCCCATTGGGATTGAGTTGGACCATGTGTGGCTCAATGAGATAGCCGAGATAAGGGTGCTCACATATGGAATAAACGATTTTATATACTGGAAATGACTTTGACTGTTGCATTAAAAATAGCGGACCTTGTAAATAAAGGTATCTAATATACAATAAAATATACCATTACTCGCAATTTGCCCGATGAAATTTTAAAAATTGACGTGCTTGAATTGAATATTCTGGAAGCGATTAGTGTTGATTGCCTGTAGAAACCTGATAGTTACCCTCGAAGACAAACTGTGCAGGCCCTTTTAAGAATACCTTTGTAAAATGCTGACCATTTTTATGGAAGGAGATATAAAGCTGCCCTCCTAATACACGGATAGGAATATGAATATCGCCTGTGAGATTTTGCTGTATGGCGACGGCCATGGCTGCCGCAGTAGCACCGGTGCCGCAGGCGTAGGTTTCATCTTCGACACCGCGTTCAAAAGTACGGAGGAAATAACCATCTCCTTCAGCTTCAATGAAATTTACATTGATGCCTTCTTTTCCATATGTCGCGTTATTACGAATGGCGTAGCCATCTTGATAGACATTCTTATGCGAAAGATTTTCTACAAATTCAACATAATGTGGAGAACCTGTTTGTAACACGTAGGCTTTTCCATCGCGGGCAAAATCTTGCACGTCGATCATTTGGAGATTGACAAGATCTGCAGCTAAAGATGCATGGTGTACACCGTCTACTGCCAAAAAGGCAGTTTTGTCAGTGGTAATGCCAAGGTCGCGAGCAAAGGCGACAATGCAACGGCCTCCATTACCACACATGCTTCCTTCTCTACCATCTGCATTAAAATAAATCATCTCAAAATCGTAATTCTCGTTCTGCTGTAAGAGCATTAGCCCGTCAGCACCAATACCAAACCGGCGGTCACATAGCTTCGCTACCAATGCTTCGTCTGCTCTGTCAAATGCATTTTGGCGATTATCTACTAAAATGAAATCATTGCCTGCTCCTTGGTATTTAGAGAATCTTATTGTTGTCGCCATTCTGTTGATTTTTAGTAACAAAAGTACGTTTTTTTGTTACAAAAAAACGTAATAAAGTTAAGATTTGTTAAAATGGTCGCATTTGTCTAGTAATTAACATTTTTTAACGTGTCTGATTTTCCGAAGGTTTCGAAATGGTATTACATTTGGACATATCCGAATAAAATCGGTAATTTTAAGAGCAAAAATTATCAGCTTATATTAAGACATTTTAAAATAGAAATAAGTTTATGAATAAGGTCGGTTTAACGCTATTAACAGCTGTTTTCGGTGGAGCGGTAGCATTAGGAGGTTACAAGCTTATTGAGAATAAGAAGTTTGATGGTATGTCTTTCGAAGACAAACAAAAGGTTTATTTTGCAAATAATCCAACAGGAGTAATGTCCTCTACAGGTAACCCTGATTTTACCCAGGCTGCTGCTGCGGTGTCACCGGGTGTTGTACATATTAAAACCACATATAGTCGTAAGGGTTCGCAACAATCTCAGGGTTCTCCGTTTGACATGTTTGAAGAGTTTTTTGGCATGCCACAGGGGGGCGGGCGACGTCAAATGCAGTCACAACCGGTACAAGCATCGGGATCGGGTGTAATTATCTCAGACGATGGTTATATTGTAACGAACAACCATGTGGTGGAAGATGCAGACAAGATTGAAGTCGTATTGACAGATAAGCGAACATTTGAAGCCAAATTGATCGGACGTGATCCAAATACTGACCTAGCTTTATTGAAAGTATCGGGCAAGGGGCTTCCTGTTGTTAAATTAGGTAATTCAGATAATGTCAATGTTGGCGAATGGGTATTGGCTTTTGGCTATCCTCTTGGACTTCAGTCTACAGTGACTGCAGGTATCATTAGTGCGAAAGGTCGTCAGATTGGCATTTTAAGTGAAGGTCAACAACAACGTGGTAACCCATTTGGTGGGGGGCAAGACCAAATTCCTGTCAGCTCAGCAATTGAATCTTTTATTCAGACAGATGCGGTAATTAATAGGGGTAATAGTGGCGGCGCTTTAACAAATGCTTCGGGTGAATTGATCGGTATTAATTCCGCTATTGCTTCTCCAACAGGTACCTATGCGGGTTATGGTTTTGCGATTCCTGTTAATTTGGTAAAGAAAATTGTTGATGACTTTGTTGAATACGGTAATGTAAAACGTGGTTACATCGGGGTAACTTATACTGAAATAACACCTGAATTGGCGAAAGAGAAGGGTTTTGCAGATGTTGATGGTCTTTATGTTCAGGATGTCGTAGCTGGTGGTGCTGCTGAGGCCGCAGGTATCAAGAAAGGTGATATATTGTCCAAAATTAATGGAAAAGTAATTACAGGTTCGCCTGTTTTAAGTGAAACTATAGGTCGTGCGCGTCCTGGAGATAAAGTAAATGTTACTTACAAACGAGATGGTAAGGAAAAACAGGTTACGATGACATTGAAAGGTGAAGATTCGTTGAAGTCTGCGAATGCTGGCGGAAAAGCTTCGAAAAGCGCAACCGAAATTTATAACAAATTAGGAGCAAGCTTTATTCCTGCGTCGGCACAGAAGAAAAAGGAATTGGGTGTAAACTCCGGAGTTGTTGTCACTCAGGTGAATCGTGGTGGTATCTTTGATTACTTCGGTGTAGAGCGCGGGTTAGTTATTACTGAGGTCAACGGAAAGGCTGTTAATTCAGTGGATGATGTTGAAGCCGCTTTAGGAGCAACACAACGTAATATTGTACGTTTGAAAGGTGTGTCGCCTCAAGGTGGTGCTGTTCAATTGAGCTTCCCAGTAGAATATTAAGCATAGAATTAAGAATTGGTTGATTAATATAGTTTAGGTGGCTCTAGCCGTTAGGTTAGGCCACCTTTTTTTTGCTCGAAAAAACTGCTTACGCTACGTTGATTTCTTTTATAAAGGTTGGGAGAAGCGTCAGGGTATTAGAAAACCATGGCTTGGTAAGAAGTTGGTCACTTTTAAGCGGGT
The genomic region above belongs to Sphingobacterium zeae and contains:
- a CDS encoding DEAD/DEAH box helicase, whose protein sequence is MQQSKSFPVYKIVYSICEHPYLGYLIEPHMVQLNPNGTYSLRYQRIFSNTVGAYAAELDEVDYKLIRLLDEIEQTHLIKKYYKKAIRPVDFFSKVFDKKLYELLRPKIDEKMIQFFEAVGDKPFFMMSKDGYPADQEIKLATSAASILFHFRRNEEETRYFPTIKYENQRLEFMFKNAIVLTNVQAWLLLNNTLYYFDQTLEGKKLSPFLNKRYISVGRSTEKKYFETFVCGLIERYHVYAEGFDIETHQHQAIPILHLIYIKDGVSQLQLQFKYGKHTFTAGAENKVTVRMVYQEENDHYIFHRVKRSLQWEEQQHENLKKLGLQDFDLQLGLLTPTITAGKRLSIFDWINNHQEQLEKLGFQIVQDNEEKRFFIGQTSLDISIEEDNDWFDISAIAKFGPYEIPFIQLRNHILNNIKEFTLPNGEIAMIPEEWFAQYNHLFQFSADRHELKLNKVHIGLLFEISEHTQLIFTRKLQNLANFEEIADIPEPKHFKGNLRPYQKAGYNWFNFLKQYKFGGCLADDMGLGKTIQTLALLQQQKELLQNEQDVRTSLLVLPTSLVYNWQKEAHQFAPQLNIHLHTGNNRIKDSALFSKYDLIITTYGIARIDEEILSSYYFNYIILDESQNIKNPTSKSFKAIKSLKSKNKLALSGTPVENSVSDLWAQMHFTNPGLLGSYTYFQKEFVQPIEKKKDEEKAQRLQAIVKPFILRRTKDQVAKELPPKTEQVLYCEMTEKQAELYEKVKSEYRNAILDGQLENKPKSSQIALLQGLTKLRQLANHPRMVDEKFAGDSGKFESVIETLEMVMQRGNKVLIFSQFVKQLNIFRQYFDHKGINYAYLDGGTKNRDEAVSQFRKNNDTKLFLISIKAGGVGLNLIEADYVFILDPWWNPAVEQQAVDRSHRIGQTRNVFIYKFISKDTVEEKILALQNRKKSIAQSLITTEESFIKSLSQEDLQELLA
- a CDS encoding Do family serine endopeptidase; this translates as MNKVGLTLLTAVFGGAVALGGYKLIENKKFDGMSFEDKQKVYFANNPTGVMSSTGNPDFTQAAAAVSPGVVHIKTTYSRKGSQQSQGSPFDMFEEFFGMPQGGGRRQMQSQPVQASGSGVIISDDGYIVTNNHVVEDADKIEVVLTDKRTFEAKLIGRDPNTDLALLKVSGKGLPVVKLGNSDNVNVGEWVLAFGYPLGLQSTVTAGIISAKGRQIGILSEGQQQRGNPFGGGQDQIPVSSAIESFIQTDAVINRGNSGGALTNASGELIGINSAIASPTGTYAGYGFAIPVNLVKKIVDDFVEYGNVKRGYIGVTYTEITPELAKEKGFADVDGLYVQDVVAGGAAEAAGIKKGDILSKINGKVITGSPVLSETIGRARPGDKVNVTYKRDGKEKQVTMTLKGEDSLKSANAGGKASKSATEIYNKLGASFIPASAQKKKELGVNSGVVVTQVNRGGIFDYFGVERGLVITEVNGKAVNSVDDVEAALGATQRNIVRLKGVSPQGGAVQLSFPVEY
- the dapF gene encoding diaminopimelate epimerase, translating into MATTIRFSKYQGAGNDFILVDNRQNAFDRADEALVAKLCDRRFGIGADGLMLLQQNENYDFEMIYFNADGREGSMCGNGGRCIVAFARDLGITTDKTAFLAVDGVHHASLAADLVNLQMIDVQDFARDGKAYVLQTGSPHYVEFVENLSHKNVYQDGYAIRNNATYGKEGINVNFIEAEGDGYFLRTFERGVEDETYACGTGATAAAMAVAIQQNLTGDIHIPIRVLGGQLYISFHKNGQHFTKVFLKGPAQFVFEGNYQVSTGNQH